TACTTTTCGTCGTCGGCACAAACCCAGTCACCCAGTGAGCTTTCGTAGCTGACCAGCTCTTCGGGCTTGAAGTAGATGGGGATCTCGCGAGCAGCGGCTTCGGGTCCGTCACTGCCGTGAACTAGATTCATCTGGCGGCTGACTCCATAGTCACCACGAATGGTTCCGGGGGCGGATTCGCGACCGTTGGTGGAACCCATCATGGATCGCACGACAGAGATGGCTTCCGGGCCTTCTGCGACAAGCGCGACGACGGGACCTGCGGTAATGAATTCTTCAAGCAGCGGGTAGAATGGTTTTTCCACATGTTCTGCATAATGTTCGGCTGCTAATTCTTTGGTGACCTGCAGCATTTTGAGCCCGACGATTTTCAACCCTTTATTTTCAAAGCGGGATAAAAGGGTGCCCGCCAGACGTCGCTGCACCGCATCGGGTTTAATCAGGATCAATGTTTGTTCGAGTGCCATGTGGAGTTCTTTCTATCGTATTAATTGTCTGTAAGGATTTGAGGGAATTAGTTCTGTCCCTGATCAGTCTAAATGCGTTTGTTCGGATGTCTGTGTTAACCCGCAGGCAGATTTTCTTTTACGGAAAATTCACGTCAGAGTGAATTGGAATGAAAATCGTCGCTTATTTCAAGCCTGAACTGCTTGCCTGGGTAAGGCATTCAGGATGAAACTTGTGCCTGTTTAATGCTCTCAAAGAACTGTTGAAACAGGTAATGGCTGTCATGCGGGCCCGCTGACGCTTCGGGGTGATATTGTACGCTGAACGCGGGATAAGTTTTATGCCTCAAGCCTGCGACCGTATTGTCGTTCATGTTAATGTGAGTGACTTCGACCTCGTCAGGCATAGAATCAGGATCGATGGCAAACCCATGGTTCTGTGAGGTGATTTCAACCTGTCCGGTGTCTTGATTGACAACAGGCTGATTGGCACCGCGATGTCCGAATTTGAGTTTGAATGTTTTGCAGCCGCAGGCCAGACCGAGTAACTGATGTCCCAGGCAGATTCCGAAGATAGGAACTTTTCCCAAAAGGCCACGAATGGTTTCGATGGCGTAGGTCAATGGTTCCGGATCGCCGGGGCCGTTTGACAGGAAGACGCCATCCGGATTCAAGTCCAAGACATCCTGTGCGGTACAGTTGCCGGGAAGGATCGTGACTTTGCATCCCAGTTGTTTGAGGTGTCGGGCGATATTCCATTTCATACCGTAATCAATGGCCACAATGTGATAGTCACAGCCGGTATTGCCTTCATTCTCCTTCAGGGTGTCGATGGTGTTTCCGGCGAATGAGTGCGTGGAACTACTTTGTGCGAGTTCGGACAGGCCTTCTTCCCATTCGCACGCCGATTGGGGAATGACCTGACTGACCAGGTCTTGCCCGACCAGTTGCGGGCTGCTTTGTGCTTTTTTCACCAGGGATTCATCGTCAAGATCGACAGTCGAGAGAACTCCAGTCATGGCGCCAACAGTGCGGATTTTCCGGACCAGTGCGCGGGTATCGATGCCTTGCAGGCCGATCACGCCAGCTGCTTTGAGATATTCATCCAGAGTTTGTGTCGCGCGATAATTGCTGGGGATTTCACAAAGCTCACGGATGATGAAGCCTTGTAAAGCGATTCCCGACGATTCGACGTCTTCCGGTACGATTCCGTAGTTGCCGATTTGCGGATAGGTCATGGTGACGATTTGACCGCAGTAAGAGGGGTCAGTCAGGATTTCCTGGTATCCGGTCATGCTCGTGTTGAACACAACTTCACCGTGGACTTCTCCATCCGCACCAAAAGCCGTCCCTGTGAACACACTACCATCGGCAAGGGCTAACTTCGCTGTTTTCTGCATTATCTACACTGATCTCAGGACATGGGAATAAATTTGGTTAAATCTGATATGTTCTATCAAAGATCGGCGCAAATAAAAAGAGACCGGCAGTAGTCCGCCGGCCTCTTCGATAGGATTTTTCTGAGTTTGATCCCCTGGGGAGATTAGCTCACATCTTGTGTCAGTACAAAATTGTCAATGCGGATGATATTCTCATCGGGATCGTTAAAACTATTGAACAATTCTGCCATGATCGAGTGAAAATGTTCACGGCAAATCGAGTAGAAATTGTGTTTTCCGTCACGACGTGCTTCAATCAGACCGGCATCTCGCAGTAATGCCAAGTGGTGGCTGACAGCGGGTTGACTCTGATTCAGCCTTTCGCATAAAGCAGTTACGAATAATTCTTCTTCCTGGGCCAGGTAGAGCATAATTCGAAGTCGTGTCTCGTCAGACAGCAACTTAAATACTTTAACTAAGTTCTTTTCAAGATGATCTGGCAGCGTTGGGAATCGCTGAGTCGATCGCTCTTGGGGCGGATCCACAAGATTTGTGGCCATATTACTAGGTTCCTTTTTTAAATTCATGCAAAAAAGCTCTTTTTAAACCGTCGCATATATTCAGCGAGCGGCTTGTGGGGCATAATTAAGTACGTTCCGCACACGATATCCGTGGGGGGAAGGAGTTACAAAAAACAAGCAGCCAACCGTTGGCCGTACCAACCTTTTACTACATTGTGGCCCAAAATCGCCTGTAATACTTGGCGCGCAGATCTAAGCTGAAGTACCTACTCAACTACTTGTATTGTTTGCCAGACAGGCGAAAGATGTGAGGTTGGGGAGACGCTTCACTTTCTAAAAACAAAACAAAGAACGCTCCCTCAATTCGTTGGCAATTATGGTAGTGCTCTGCCCACTCGTCAACTAGTATTTATCCAGTTTATCTAATTATTCAGAAAATAGCTTGTGGATCGTTTTCTTAAGTCTCTTTTAATATTGGAGTTATGTAGTGTCTGTATCTTCGTTCTGTGATCTTTCCGGCATGAAGGCTTTAGTGACCGGTTCTTCTACCGGAATTGGCAAAGCGATTGCTTTGGAGCTGGCCGACGCGGGCGCTGATGTTTTGATTCATTATCGGAATTCCAAAGACGCAGCGCAGGAAGTGGTGGAACAAATTCAGCAGCGCGGCAGAAAGTCGGCCGCCCTTTCTGCAGATCTGGCGCATCGAGAAAACTATTCTGCGTTCATCGATCAGGCGTTTGGAGAATGGGGGGCATTGGATCTGTGGATTAACAATGCGGGCGTTGATTTATTAACAGGTGCCGAGTCGAAGCTGGACTACGATCATAAGTTGGAAAAACTGTTCGAGGTTGATGTGCGGGGAACGGTGCTGTTGTCACGCGAAGTCGGTTTACGGATGCAGCAACAGGGGACTGGCTGCCTTTTGAATATCGGTTGGGATCAATCGGATCGGGGGATGGAAGGGGATAGCGGCGAATTGTTTGCGGCGAGCAAGAATGCGATTATGGGCTTCAGCCGTTCGCTGGCGGTTTCGCTGGCGCCGGACGTGCGCGTGAATTGCATTGCCCCCGGCTGGATTCAGACCGCCTGGGGGGAGACGGCCAGCGAGGTCTGGCAGGAACGGGTCAGGCAGGAAACCCCCATGAAATGCTGGGGGAAACCCGAAGACATCGCCAAGATGGCGCGTTTTCTCTGCAGCCGTGAAGCCGCTTATATTACCGGGCAGGTGATCAACGTGAATGGCGGCGCGGTGCGCTAAGCTTACCGGTTGGCATCAGTCGGACTCTTTTTTTGTTTGGGTTCGGGCAACAGGTAGGCGATCAGGTCACGGAATTCCTGTAGCGTCATCCGATCAATCAGACCGTTGGGCATGATCGACGTTTTGGACGGAATCATTTCTTCAATGTCACTGATTTTAAATGAGATGATTTTGCCGTTCGAGTCATAGATCGAACGTTCTTTGTTATTGTGTTTATGGTAAATGCCGGACGCGGTCTTGCCATCGATGGTCACGATTGTCAGCGGTAGAAAGCCGGGATCAATGTCCTTGCTGGGATTGATGATGGCTTCCACCAGTTGTTCGCGGTTGAGCGCGATCCGGCCGTTAGTGCGAAGTAAACCGGGGCCGACCTGCTGGCCTCTGCCGTCAATCTGGTGGCAGCGAAAACAGCCGGGACCTTGCGGATGGAAGAAGAGCCGCTGGCCTGCCAGGGGATCGGCGGGGCCTGCTAACGCGTGCATCCACTCGGATAATTGATCCTTTGACGGCTTTTTCTGAGTGACCTGTTGCGTCAAAACTCTCTCAATGAGCGCCGCTTTCTCAACCTTTGCGGTCGCCATTTGTTTTAGTCTGCTCTGTTGCGATTCTTTCAGAGAAGCTCCGGTTAATGTGCGTAGCGCTTCTCTGTTGACGGTTGCGTTTTTGTCTTGTGCCAGTTGTATGAGAGGAGCGATATTTTCCAGCCGAGAAGAATCAAGGTTGATGACGGCTTCTGCGCGTAGATTGGGATCGGCGTTTGCATTCAAGGCCAGTTGCAGCAGTTTCTCGCGAACCGATTTGGTTTTGAGTTCACGTAAGGTACGAACGGCTTCCGTCTGGAGTCCGGGATCAGTTGACTTTAAAAGTTCGGTCAGTTTGTTTTCGTTCAAGGCTGGATGTTTCGCGGGGAGAAACAACAGAATCTGTCTCAGTACTTCCAGTGATGTCTCAGGCAGATCGAGTAAACGAGCGGCTTGCTGCTGGGCGTTGGATTTGGCGACCCACCAGTCACCCGTAGTACCTCGCGTCCAGTCTTTCATGACCCCATCTAATTGAGCGATGGATGCCAGATAGGCTTTCAACAGTTCGGGCGTGGTGGCATTCCTGGCGAGATCCGAAATCAGTGTTTCGCGAAATGCTTTGAGTTGATCGCGGCCAATCCATTCGACGGCGACAAACCGCACCTGGGGATTTTCATCTTTTAAGGCCTGTTTTAATAGCGGTAGCGCCGGCGGTGATGTGCTTTCTTTTAACAGCAGAATTACGGCCAGTCGGACGGAGGGTTCACTGTTTGAAAAGGTCTGCTGCAATTCCGCGTCGGTGAATGTATTTCTGAGTCCCTGTCGTGCCGCCTGCTGCATGAACAGATCTGTGCTTTTCAGACGTTCGAATAAGAGTGGCAAGGCTGATTTGTCTGTGATGCGTCGTAGTGCGGCCGCCTGGACGGCAGGAGAATCATCGTGGGCGGCGACTTCCTGGAAATCAACCAGTTTGGCGGGGAGACTGGTCACGGCCTGTTCGCGGAGTCCGGACTGTTTGTCTTTCAGAACTAAAGTAACCAGATCTGGCGTCATCTTTTTCGCACTGACCAAGGCATTCAAGGCGACGGCTCTGACCCGCGGGTCAGAATTCTTAAGGGCCGCTTTCAGTTTTGTAATTCCTGTATCTCCCTGTGCCAGTAACTTGCGAGCAGCCGCATCGCGTTTCTGCCAGTCTTTGGATGTGAGAGAAACGTTTGAAGAAGTTTGCCGCCGATTCACGGCGCGAATTTTCCAGACGCGGCCTTTTCCATGTAGTGGGTAGGAACGGTCCGCCCAGTCACCGACATACAGGCTGCCGTCCGGGCCAACGGCGATGCCTGCGGGGCGAAAATGTTCTTTACCGGCAATGACGGGCTGTGTGGTGGTTTTGAATGAGGCACAGTCGGGAGTCAGGTGGTAACGGTCGATGCGGTGCTCTCCCCAACTGGCAACCAGTAGATCACCACGATAGTCGGCGGGAAGCTGGTCTGATTCATAAATAATTAAACCGGTCGGCGATTCGCCTGTCGACGAGGTCATAGGGAGCGTGCCCGGTGTTTCTGCGTTGACGGCGATGAAGGGTTCGAGTGTGCGACGACGATATCCATAGTCGCCGCCTTCGACGATGGTGAGCAGGCGACAGGGAGGACGGTTGCCGGGATCATTGTCGCCGACAAACATGCGGCCGTTGGTATCAAAGCAGAGGTGGAATGGATTCCAGAAACCGGTGGCGATGCGCTCAAGCTGGCTGCCATTCGTACGGCAGCAAAAGATGCCCCCTTCGCCGCGAAGTGCAGGGATGCGTACATTTCCTTTACCGATGAGAGTTGCATCGTCGCCGTAGTTTTGGCCGAGTGTGAAATAGATGTTTCCGAAATCGCCAACCAGCTCGGCATCGACGCCTTCATTTTCTCCCATACTGAAATAGATATTGTTGAAGAAATCAAAGGCGAAGCCGGAGAAGCCGTTATGGGGATAGGTGGCTGTGGTTTCCAGCTGAACCAGGTTTTGGCGGAGATCGGCTTTGCCATCGTTGTCTTTATCTCGTAGTCGAAAGATGGTGCTGCGGGTGGCGACATAAATCCAGCCATCGGGGTGAGCGGCGACATTCATGGTTTCGGTGGAACCTTCGTAGAAGGTCTGAATGCGGTCAGCACGACCGTCGCCGGTGGTGTCTTGCAGCAGACGAATCCGGTCTGTTTTCGGGCCTTTGTAATTTTCCGGGCGAAAGTGAGTGTGGCTTTCCACGACATAAACCCGGTCTTGTTGATCGACGGTCAGGCCGGTGACGGTCACGATATCGGGCTCGGAAGCAAACAGTTCGATTGTCAGGCGGTCATCAAGCGAACGGGGAGTCTGAATCTCTGCCGCCTGGATTGCAGACGAAATAGAAACTGACAGACAGATCAGCAGTGCTGAGATTCTCAGGCAGGTACATGAGAGAATCTTCCGGGATGAGAGACCGGTCATGGTTTCGATTCCTTTTGTCTGATTGCGGCGTGTGATTTGAGGTGGGGGCTTCAGTATGTTGCTATTTCTGATTCAGATATCCCAGGGAAGTCAGGAACGCGTCCAGCTTTTCGATCGTGGAGTCGTAGTTCACTTTGTTTTTACTCAGATTGAAAAAGCCGTGTCCCTGATCTTTATACGCGAAGAGTTCACAGCGATTCCCGTTTTCTTTCATCTGCCTGGTAAACCGTTCCACATTTTCAAAGAGTACGGTGGTGTCAGCCGTGCCGTGAAAAATGATGGTGGGAGGTAGGTCCTTGCGGATGAAATGGATGGGGGAAATCTCTTTACAACGTTCGCCGAGTTGTCTTGGTCCCCCTTTCCAGCCGGTTTCGGTGGTATCGACGACCGGATTAAAGAGCGCCATTGCATTGGGGGCGGAGGAGATTTCTTTGTTTTCGTTTCGTTCTTCAAAGCCGACAACGGTACCAGTGCAGGCAGCAACGTGACCTCCCGCCGATCCGCCGCCTGCCACGATACGGTTGGGATCAATGCCCAGTTCGGCCGCGTGCTGGCGAATCCAGCGGACGGCTGATTTCCCGTCGGCGACACATTCGAACGGGGTGGTCTTGTGTTTGGATTTGATGCGATATTCGGCAGCGCAGGCGACCATGCCTTTGGATGCCAGATGTTTGCAGTGCGGTTCAAACTGGCTGGGGCTACCGCCGGTCCAGCCACCACCAAAGAAGAAAACGATGGCAGGGCGGGAATCTCCGGCTTTCCAGTCTTTGGGTTTAAAAATGTTAAGATGCAGATCGCCTTGATCTGTCGTTTTATAAACTTCAAAGTCCGCGCCTTTGAGTCGTTTCCAGGCTTTGCCTTTGTTGGAACGTTTTTTATCAGCTGCCTCGACAGTTGTTCCAAATGACTGTCCTAGAAGACCAATTAAAGAGAAAAGTATAAGTGCTTGCCGGGAGATTGAATTCATGTTGTTGATATTCCTGCAAAAAATAATGAAACCGATTGTTTGATGTCGAATCATGTGATCCTCTATAGTAAATTAAAGTCTGATCAAAATGTCTCTTCATTTCCTGTTGGAATATTAAAAAATGAAAATTAAATTGATTCTGAGTGTGGCCCTGTTCATGGGGTTGTTTGCTGTTTCGAGTTCTGCTCATGCGGACAAAAAAACAACGAAACTGCCGGAGAAAGAAAACTTTCATATCTATCTGCTTATCGGGCAGTCGAATATGGCAGGGCGCGGTGTTGTTGATCCCGCTGCGAATAAGCCGCATCCCCGAGTTTTGAAGCTGGATAAAAAAGGGAACTGGGTTCCCGCGACCGACCCGCTGCATTTTGACAAGCCAAAGATTGCCGGCGTGGGGCCAGGGTCGGGGTTTGGTCCTGCAATTGCGGACGTCTCCCCGGATGTCACGATTGGATTGATCCCGGCAGCAGTCGGGGGCACGCCACTCAGCCGCTGGGTTAAGGGAGGAGATTTGTATGAGCGTGCTGTGAAATGGGCGAAAAAGAACCAGAAGAAAGGCGTGATTAAAGGGGCGATCTGGCACCAGGGGGAAGGTGACTCTTCCAATCCGGAATTGTATAACAGCTATCAGAAACGGTTGTCCGGCATGATTGTCGATTTGCGAACCGATTTGAACGAGCCCGATATGCCGTTTGTGATGGGCGAGCTGGGAGAATTTTTCACGCGTCCCGGAGCAAGTACAGTGAACGAGGCATTGCACGGGATTGCGAAGTCGGTACCTGGGACCGGGGTGGCGTCATCCAAAGGGCTGAAGGCAAAAAGTGATCAGGTTCACTTCAACGCGGCAGCGGAAAAAGAATTCGGCAAACGTTACGCAGAGCAGATGTTGAAACTGCAAAAGCAGACTGCCGGGAAAGAGTGACGAGTTGAATGCTGATATTTTAGTGAGCGGGTCGGCGGTTTCTATGTCAAGATTGCTGTCACAAAACCGGTGGCTAGCGCCATTCCGCTCACTTACGAGTAGCATTTTCTTTGCGTTTACGCGAGAATTTCCTCGACGGGGTGATGATCTTCGACGCCGGTCAGGCGTTGATCGAGTCCCTGGAATTTGTAGCTGAGTTTTTTGTGATCAATTCCCAGACACTTCAGGATGGTGGCGTTGAATTCGTGGATATGCACGGGTTTGTCAACAATGTTGTAACTGAAATCGTCGGTGGTGCCATGTACGAGTCCGGGTTTGATGCCGCCGCCTGACATCCAAATGCTGAAGCAGCGCGGGTGATGGTCGCGTCCGTAATTTTCACGCGTCAGTTTTCCCTGGCAGTAAACGGTGCGGCCGAACTCTCCGCCCCAGATGACCAGTGTGTCATCCAGCATGCCACGTTGCTTCAGGTCTTTGACCAAAGCGGCAGCGGGCTGGTCGATGTCTTTACATTGCTTGGGTAAATCGCCGGCGATGTTGGCGTGTTGATCCCAGCCGCGGTGGAAGATTTGCGAGAATCGCACTCCGCGTTCTGCCATGCGACGAGCCAGCAGACAGTGATACGCGAAGGTTCCCGGCTTATGCACATCGGGGCCATACATGTCGAGTGTGGCTTTGGTTTCTTTGGAGATGTCGGTTAATTCGGGAACTGACGTCTGCATGCGGAATGCCATTTCATATTGCGAAATCCGTGTTTGAATTTCAGGATCGCCGATAGCGTTGAATTCGTTCTGGTTCATTTCTGCCAGCGTATCCAGCATGCGTCGTCGCAGTTTTGCAGAAACGCCGGGAGGGTTGGAGAGAAACAGAACCGGATCGCCTTTCGATCGGAGCGAGACGCCGGAATATTTACTGGCCAGGAATCCGCTGCCCCACAGGCGGTTATAAAGTGCCTGCGCCTGCTGCCGACCAGACCAGGTTGAAGTTAAAACAACGAATGAAGGAAGATTTTCGTTCATGGAGCCCAGGCCATAACTCAGCCAGGAGCCCAGGCTGGGACGACCGGGGAGCTGGTTTCCGGTACAGATGTAGGTAATCGCGGGGTCATGATTGATGGCTTCAGTCCAGATTGAGCGGACAATCGAGATGTCTTTGACGATTCCGGCCGTGTGTGGCAGAAGCTCGCTGATCCAGGCCCCTTCGCCGCCGTTATCATGTTTAGTGAATTTGAATTTGGACGGTGCTAGAGGGAAGCGAGACTGACCGGACGTCATTGTGGTCAAACGCTGGCCTTTGCGAACTTCTTCCGGCAGATCTTTATCGAACAGTTTATCGAGAGACGGCTTATAGTCGAATGTATCCAGCTGGGAAGGAGAGCCTGCCATAAACAGATAGATGGCGCGTTTTGCTTTGGGGGCAAAGTGCGGGACTCCCGGCAATCCGCCGGTCGCTTTCATTTCCGCGGGTGCAGCCTGAGCCTGATTGTATTGTGATTCCAGTGAGGCGAGTGCAGCGGTACCCAATCCTAATCCGCCGGTCTTGAAAAAGTGGCGTCGGGTGATTTGCGAGAGATGTTCCTGAATGGGATTCATATCAGTACCTTACTTTTTATTTATGCTGTGTTGGACTTTTGCAGTCCTCGTTGATTTGTTGAAAACAGTTCTCTATGAGATCAGTCTTTGGTGAGTACTTCGTCCAGGTTGAGGATGAGGTTACCAATCATCGTCCAGGCAGCCAGTTCCTGTGGATTCAAAGTGGCATCCGGTTTGGATTCACCAACGGCCAGCAATTCGGTCGCCGCTTTGGGATCAGACTGATAGTGCATCAGCATATCCTGGTATGTAGTTAAGGTGAGTTTCAGGTCTTCTGAGGAAATCGGTTTGGAGGTGGCCAGCTTGTAGGCGAAGCGAATTCGTTCTTCGGGAGTCTTGCCTCCTTCTTTCATCATTCGCTGGCCGAAGGCCCGGGCTGCTTCCAGATATTGAGGATCATTTAACAATAACAATGCCTGAAGTGGCGTATTGGTCCGCTCTCGTCGCATGGTGCAGGCTTCCCGGCTGGGCGCATCAAATGTCGACATTTCTGGTGGCGGTGCGGTCCGTTTCCAGAAGGTATATAGCCCGCGACGGAAGACTTTGTCGGGCCCTTTGTCTTGTTTGAAGCGAACCGTATTCGAGCCGGAATACCCGACAGCATGCCAGAGTCCATCCGGCTGCGGAGGTTTGACACTGGGGCCACCGACTTTGGGGACGAGCAAGCCACTGACAGCCAATGCCTGATCGCGGAGCATTTCTGCATCGAGCCGGAACCGGGGGCCTCGTGCCAGCAGTCGGTTCTTCGGATCTTTTTTATATAGTTCGGGAGTCACATTGGAGCTCTGTCGATAGGTGGCAGACATCAGCAGTTGTTTCATGAAGCGTTTGACATCCCAGTGGTGTTCCTGAAAATCGACGGCTAACCAGTCGAGCAATTCGGGATGACTGGGAGCCGCACCCTGGTTGCCGAAGTCTTCGCTGGTTTCCACAATGCCGATGCCAAACAACTGCTGCCAGTAGCGGTTCACAGCAACACGTGAGGTCAGCGGATGATTGGGGGCCACCAGCCATTTGGCCAGACCCAGACGATTGACGGGCCACTCGGCTGCCATCTGGGGAAATTGCGACGGAGTCTTTCGGGTGACTTTCTCCCCTTTCTGATCGTATTGTCCTCGCTTCAAGTCAAAGGCATCCTTAATACCTTTTCGTTCACGGAAGACAAGTGTGGTGGGCAGAGACTGCGTCAATTTCTCTTCTTGGGCTTTGACCTGGACTTTTTGGGCGAGCACCTTTCGGTATTCCGAATCGAACTGATTCAAATAATATTGTCGTAATAAGTCGGTCTGTTGTGGCGTACGTTTATCAGCCGCCAATTGCAGGACCGGAGTAATCTGTTTGTCAAAGAATACCTGATTGACTTCAGTCTCGGAGAGCTCATGATCGAAGATCCGGAATTCGTCGACGAATCCATTTTTCAAATGGGCTTTCGTACTGGAATGTCCCAGAAGCAGTGTGGCGGAATTCAGCGATGTTGTGTTCTTAAACGAGTCTGACGAGATCGTCAGCTCAGATGATTTTCCATCTATATAAACGGCGACGCCATGTGCTTTGGCGGAACCATCGTACGTCACACAGATGTGGTGCCACTGGTTGGGCGTGATTTCATTGTTTTTGGTCTGGACCTGAATCGCATATCCGGGCCAGCGATCGATGAGTCGTACGCTGAGGCTGCGGTTTGTAATTTGCAGATCGTAGCCGCGTTCCCGCGAATTGGGATTTAAGCTCGAAACAATCGGCCCCGAAGTTTTGCCGTTTGTTTTGACCCAGATCGCAAAGCTGAATGGAGTCGCTTTGGCGAATTGTCCGGTCTTTCCAAGATCCAGATGATTTCCAGCAGTGAACTGGAATCCGTTGCCGAATTTCCCTGCGGTCCAGGCTGGTTTGCCTTTGACGGTGGCTTTGTTTTTCGGATTGGTCTGATCTGCGCCCGTGGTACCTTCTTTTTCGTCCAGGTTGAATGCAGCGAGCACTCCGCCAGGCTGAGGGATCGAAAGGTTTGGATCGCTGCCGGTTTTCTGGATTTGCTGTTTCCACTGTAACCAGGATTGAAACGCCGGCTCGTTGGCTTTGATTCGCTTGTTTCCCTGTTGTTCCAATGCGACTAGTTGCTCTTTGAATGCTTTGAGTTGTTTGGACTGTGCGGCGTTGGGGACTCTTAACGAAGGGGGCGAGTCTTTAATGTTGCCGTCCATCGCCGGGCCATCCAGATTATTGAAGAAGGCAAACAGCTGATAAAACTCGGTTTTTGTGAACGGATCGAACTTATGATCGTGGCAGACGGCACAGCCCAGGGTTAAACCCATGAAGGCCTGACCGGTGGTTTCGACGCGGTCGATGACATTGC
This window of the Gimesia fumaroli genome carries:
- a CDS encoding DUF1553 domain-containing protein, which codes for MLLVCLSKRCFPALLLTLLCCSLNSVQAQNSEKVSPTKIRSILSENCFQCHGPDVKKRAADLRFDTREGAFADLDGHKAIVPGNIEQSELITRITTADADLIMPPADSGKKLTAEETALLKRWIQEGAEWQDHWSFVTPKKVPAPAIKQKNGVRSPIDQFILSRLEKEGLKPSPEADRRTLIRRVTFDLTGLPPQPAHVEAFVNDKAPNAYEKVIDRLLESPQYGEHMARYWLDVARYGDTHGLHLDNFREMWPYRDWVIKAFNTNLPYDQFVIQQLAGDLLPDATMDQQIATGFNRCHVTTNEGGSIAEEVYVRNVIDRVETTGQAFMGLTLGCAVCHDHKFDPFTKTEFYQLFAFFNNLDGPAMDGNIKDSPPSLRVPNAAQSKQLKAFKEQLVALEQQGNKRIKANEPAFQSWLQWKQQIQKTGSDPNLSIPQPGGVLAAFNLDEKEGTTGADQTNPKNKATVKGKPAWTAGKFGNGFQFTAGNHLDLGKTGQFAKATPFSFAIWVKTNGKTSGPIVSSLNPNSRERGYDLQITNRSLSVRLIDRWPGYAIQVQTKNNEITPNQWHHICVTYDGSAKAHGVAVYIDGKSSELTISSDSFKNTTSLNSATLLLGHSSTKAHLKNGFVDEFRIFDHELSETEVNQVFFDKQITPVLQLAADKRTPQQTDLLRQYYLNQFDSEYRKVLAQKVQVKAQEEKLTQSLPTTLVFRERKGIKDAFDLKRGQYDQKGEKVTRKTPSQFPQMAAEWPVNRLGLAKWLVAPNHPLTSRVAVNRYWQQLFGIGIVETSEDFGNQGAAPSHPELLDWLAVDFQEHHWDVKRFMKQLLMSATYRQSSNVTPELYKKDPKNRLLARGPRFRLDAEMLRDQALAVSGLLVPKVGGPSVKPPQPDGLWHAVGYSGSNTVRFKQDKGPDKVFRRGLYTFWKRTAPPPEMSTFDAPSREACTMRRERTNTPLQALLLLNDPQYLEAARAFGQRMMKEGGKTPEERIRFAYKLATSKPISSEDLKLTLTTYQDMLMHYQSDPKAATELLAVGESKPDATLNPQELAAWTMIGNLILNLDEVLTKD